The Vicia villosa cultivar HV-30 ecotype Madison, WI linkage group LG1, Vvil1.0, whole genome shotgun sequence genome includes a region encoding these proteins:
- the LOC131613616 gene encoding synaptotagmin-3: protein MGFFATFFGFLGFAIGIPLGLLVGFFLFVYSEAKPVKVPVVRPISELGPIAVQELLPEIPLWVKTPDYERVDWLNKFLLDMWPFLEKAICGVIRTTAEPIFAEYIGKYQIKGIEFDQLSLGTLPPIICGMKVLETNEKELVMEQVIKWAGNPNIVLTLHVLSLKIKVQLVDLQIFATPRVTLRPLVPTLPCFAKIVVSLMEKPHVDFGMAISGGDIMSIPGLYRFVQETIKKQVASLYLWPQTLEIPILDESTVAIQKPVGILHVNVVRAIKLLKMDLLGASDPYVKLSLTGDKLPSKKTTIKRKNLNPQWNEKFKIVVKDPQSQVLQLQVYDWDKVGAHDKLGMQLVPLKLLKPYENKEFTLDLLKDTNINETPNKKFRGQIVVDLTFVPFKEDSMKFGGSSEGYVRKDSGIDSISDDEVQEGAGLLSVVIQGADEVEGDHHSNPYAILTFRGEKKRTKTMKKTRQPRWNEEFQFMLEEAPLHEKIHIEVMSKRKSFSFLSKESLGHVEINLNDVVHNGRINDKYHLINSRNGVIHVEIKWKVA from the exons ATGGGTTTCTTTGCTACTTTCTTCGGTTTTCTTGGTTTCGCTATCGGAATTCCTCTTGGTCTTCTTGTTGGCTTTTTTCTCTTTGTTTATTCTGAAGCCAAGCCAGTCAAG GTTCCTGTTGTTAGACCGATTAGTGAATTAGGTCCAATTGCTGTGCAAGAGCTTTTACCTGAGATTCCTCTCTGGGTTAAGACACCTGATTATGAACGA GTTGATTGGTTGAACAAGTTTTTATTGGATATGTGGCCTTTCTTGGAGAAG GCAATTTGTGGGGTGATTAGAACTACAGCAGAACCAATATTTGCTGAATACATTGGAAAGTATCAGATCAAAGGAATTGAGTTTGATCAATTGAGCCTTGGTACTCTTCCTCCTATTATCTGCG GTATGAAAGTTTTGGAAACAAATGAAAAGGAATTGGTCATGGAACAAGTTATCAAATGGGCTGGCAACCCAAACATAGTGTTGACCTTGCATGTGTTGtctttgaagatcaaagttcag TTGGTAGACTTACAAATATTTGCAACGCCGCGGGTAACTTTAAGGCCTCTGGTGCCGACACTTCCATGTTTTGCAAAGATTGTGGTGTCTTTGATGGAGAAG CCTCATGTGGATTTTGGAATGGCGATATCAGGAGGGGACATCATGTCAATACCTGGTCTTTATAGATTCGTTCAG GAAACAATAAAAAAGCAAGTTGCAAGCCTCTATCTTTGGCCTCAAACTCTGGAAATTCCTATTCTTGATGAATCAAC GGTGGCGATACAGAAGCCTGTGGGAATATTACATGTGAATGTGGTTAGGGCAATCAAGCTTTTGAAAATGGATTTGTTGGGAGCTTCTGATCCGTATGTCAAACTGAGTCTGACTGGTGACAAACTACCCTCGAAGAAAACTACTATCAAGAGAAAGAATTTGAATCCACAGTGGAACGAGAAATTCAAGATTGTTGTGAAGGACCCTCAATCTCAAGTTCTCCAATTACAAGTCTATGATTGGGACAAG GTTGGTGCACATGACAAGCTGGGAATGCAGTTAGTCCCTCTAAAGCTGCTTAAGCCGTACGAGAATAAAGAATTTACACTTGATTTGCTGAAGGATACAAATATCAACGAAACTCCAAATAAGAAGTTCAGAGGACAAATTGTGGTGGACTTGACTTTTGTTCCGTTCAAAGAAGATAGTATGAAATTCGGTGGATCTTCGGAAGGATATGTTAGAAAGGATAGTGGAATCGATAGTATATCCGATGATGAGGTCCAAGAAGGAGCAGGTTTGCTTTCCGTTGTGATACAAGGAGCCGATGAAGTTGAGGGAGACCATCACAGTAATCCATATGCAATACTCACCTTTAGAGGCGAAAAGAAAAGGACAAAG ACGATGAAGAAAACGCGTCAACCGCGTTGGAATGAAGAATTCCAGTTCATGCTAGAAGAGGCTCCTCTACATGAGAAGATACACATTGAAGTGATGAGCAAGAGGAAGAGTTTCAGTTTTCTGTCGAAG GAATCGTTGGGGCATGTGGAGATAAACCTGAATGACGTGGTGCATAATGGTAGGATTAATGATAAATATCATCTGATAAATTCAAGGAATGGAGTAATACATGTTGAGATAAAATGGAAGGTGGCTTAA